CGCCCGCCGGAATGCGCGCCGCGCGCAGTCCGAGCCTGGCAACGAAGCGATGGGTATTTTCGGATCGGCTGGAATAATAGACGATCAGCCCCATCGCCTTTTTCCTCGGTCAGGAGAGCGCGCTGATCATATCGGGGCGGAAACCCGCCCAATGCCGCTCGCCGGCGATCACGACCGGCGCCTGCATGTAGCCGAGGCTGCGGACACGATCGAGCGCTTCGGCATCCTCGGAGATATCGACGATGTCGTAATCGACGCCCAGACGGTCGAGGGCGCGATAGGTGGCAGTGCATTGGACGCAGGCGGGTTTGCTGTAGACGGTAACGCTCATCATGTTCCTCGTGATGTCAAAGAATTCAGGACGCAAGACAGGGATCGGGCGCCTTGTGGCGTCCGGGTCAATGCTTGATGGTGATCTGGCAAGTCGGCGCTTTAGACGCCTGAGACGATCGGGATTAGCGCGGGCGGCGGCCTTGATATTCTGAACATGACTTCAACCCCGAAGTGCTCATGCGGACGTTCGGGCAGCGCAACAGGCGCGGATCATTCCGCTGTCATGCACGCGACCTTCCGGACACCCCGCCCGTGGACATCTAGTTCAAGGCAGGTCTCCTGGCTTGCGGGTCGAAGCACCCTGCCCCAGCCTTCCCGAGGCATCATGCCTCAGTGACCTGAAATCGGACAGTTGCTCGCCGCTTACAGTTGCGGGGGCAGCTCCG
This Rhizobium acidisoli DNA region includes the following protein-coding sequences:
- the nrdH gene encoding glutaredoxin-like protein NrdH, which produces MSVTVYSKPACVQCTATYRALDRLGVDYDIVDISEDAEALDRVRSLGYMQAPVVIAGERHWAGFRPDMISALS